GATGGAAGGATATTTCTGAATACCCTGAGCCTTTCTTTTTTATATCATTTCCAAGGCAGCGGCCATCGACACGCCGCCGCCGCCGCAAAGCGTGGCTAATCCCAAGGTCTTACCCCGTTTTTTCATCGCATACATCAAAGTTACCATGATCCGGCATCCTGTAGACCCGACCGGATGCCCAAGGCCAACCCCGCCACCATTCACATTGGTTATTTGCCGATTTAATCCCAA
This Deltaproteobacteria bacterium DNA region includes the following protein-coding sequences:
- a CDS encoding acetyl-CoA C-acyltransferase translates to LGLNRQITNVNGGGVGLGHPVGSTGCRIMVTLMYAMKKRGKTLGLATLCGGGGVSMAAALEMI